A stretch of the Filimonas lacunae genome encodes the following:
- a CDS encoding AsmA family protein: MKEWMQHKLVRISALIVLIIISLIAVIIIIAQVYISSHKSELLQRINSQLSEALKGDVHVQNLEVNAWGYFPNINIVLQQVTITDSLYHKPLLDVKEVSTRIPIMAIVRKKVIVRYVKLSEGTVHIFTDSTGYTNKYLLAIKQPRPKDSTTRRQVMIEEVALQNITAVSENAIKNKRFEIAFKKLDATVRKKDTVYAIDLRENVLIKGLGFNLERGSYFTNKTLEARWKLAYNTNSKTLSFPDTRVKIDNQPFNIKGFFVLGDSTQSQFSIEANTKKVMYQQAASILNQRIQQRLGIINFEKPLNVSVSLQGKLTGGHRPRVNVYCEVADNALITPLARFDQCFFTASFTNAVSDTLPYIDENSQIALNHFSAGWGGAVFEGEKIMLTNLVHPNLFFDVKSSCALSALEGKTGLQTLHFVNGTAQIFLQYNGPVAINTNVTQYLSGKLIVKDGAVQYEPRNLLFSHCNGEIAFSPDDLHTTNMECNVGKNHFTVNLQGKDLRSLTLEKAEQKASLFCELRTPFLNLADFRTLFSKKQRQASSGGRRMKSMSQVAGKFDDLLEKGTFHLKIGADTIELNHFTATSLNGEVVFSSDSWDIQQVSVDHAGGSLQMQGTITQDGSQHVASTRIALNNVDIRRAFYAFDNFGLKGLSSQNLRGRLSTNAKLRLNLDSKGDIVSNTMNGLVYFSVKDGELIKFEPLENIKSFVFRDKDLSHVQFAELKDSLIIKDSEMRIQRMEIQSTVMTLYVEGLYSLRGNTDISIQIPLHSFLSTPQEKPKNKGAHAKMGASIHLRARPDLKGNIKIGLDLFKKYRKEHKNDPL; the protein is encoded by the coding sequence ATGAAAGAATGGATGCAGCATAAACTGGTAAGGATAAGTGCGCTGATTGTATTAATTATTATCAGCCTTATTGCTGTTATTATCATTATCGCCCAGGTTTATATTTCCTCCCACAAAAGCGAATTACTGCAACGCATCAATTCCCAGCTCAGTGAAGCGCTCAAGGGCGATGTTCATGTGCAAAACCTGGAAGTAAATGCCTGGGGTTATTTTCCTAACATCAACATTGTATTGCAGCAGGTAACTATTACCGATTCGTTGTATCATAAGCCACTGTTGGATGTAAAGGAAGTTTCTACCCGCATTCCTATTATGGCCATTGTGCGTAAAAAGGTAATAGTACGGTATGTAAAACTGTCTGAGGGAACGGTGCATATTTTTACTGATTCCACAGGTTACACCAATAAATATTTGCTGGCTATTAAACAACCCCGCCCCAAAGATTCCACTACCCGCCGGCAGGTGATGATTGAAGAAGTGGCTTTGCAAAACATTACGGCTGTTTCAGAAAACGCGATCAAAAACAAACGTTTTGAAATCGCTTTTAAAAAGCTGGATGCTACCGTGCGTAAAAAGGACACTGTGTATGCCATTGACCTGAGAGAAAATGTGCTGATAAAAGGGTTGGGCTTTAACCTGGAGCGGGGCAGTTATTTTACCAATAAAACACTGGAAGCCCGTTGGAAGCTGGCATATAACACCAACAGCAAAACCTTGTCTTTTCCTGATACCCGTGTAAAAATCGACAACCAACCTTTTAACATCAAAGGATTCTTTGTACTGGGCGATAGCACCCAGTCGCAATTTTCTATAGAAGCCAATACTAAAAAGGTGATGTATCAGCAGGCTGCTTCTATTTTAAACCAACGTATACAACAGCGGCTGGGCATTATCAATTTTGAAAAGCCTTTGAATGTATCGGTCTCATTACAGGGAAAACTCACGGGCGGTCACCGGCCCCGGGTAAATGTATATTGCGAAGTGGCAGATAATGCTCTGATAACACCATTGGCCCGTTTCGATCAATGTTTTTTCACGGCATCTTTTACCAATGCAGTCAGCGATACCCTGCCTTACATAGATGAAAACTCACAGATAGCGCTCAATCATTTTTCAGCGGGCTGGGGCGGTGCTGTGTTTGAAGGGGAGAAGATCATGCTCACCAACCTGGTACACCCGAATCTCTTTTTTGATGTAAAAAGCAGTTGTGCATTGTCGGCGCTGGAAGGCAAAACGGGATTACAAACTCTCCATTTTGTAAACGGCACAGCACAGATATTTTTACAGTATAATGGTCCTGTTGCTATTAACACCAATGTTACCCAATATCTCAGTGGTAAATTAATAGTGAAGGATGGCGCTGTTCAATATGAACCCCGGAATCTTCTGTTTTCACATTGTAACGGGGAAATTGCTTTTTCTCCGGACGACCTTCATACTACCAATATGGAGTGTAACGTAGGTAAAAACCATTTTACGGTTAACCTTCAAGGAAAAGATCTTCGTTCGCTTACGCTGGAAAAGGCCGAACAAAAAGCCAGCTTATTTTGTGAACTGCGTACACCGTTTTTAAACCTGGCCGATTTTCGCACGCTGTTCAGCAAAAAACAGCGACAGGCAAGTTCTGGTGGAAGGCGTATGAAATCCATGTCGCAGGTAGCGGGGAAATTTGATGACCTGTTGGAAAAAGGCACCTTCCATCTAAAAATTGGTGCAGATACCATTGAACTCAATCACTTTACTGCTACCAGCTTAAACGGCGAAGTCGTTTTCAGCAGCGACAGCTGGGATATACAACAGGTAAGTGTAGATCATGCAGGCGGATCTTTGCAAATGCAGGGTACCATCACACAGGATGGCAGCCAGCACGTGGCTTCTACCCGTATTGCTTTAAATAATGTGGATATACGGCGGGCTTTTTATGCTTTCGACAATTTTGGTTTAAAAGGGCTTAGTTCTCAAAACCTGCGGGGACGATTGAGTACCAACGCCAAACTGCGGCTGAACCTGGACAGTAAAGGGGATATTGTATCCAATACTATGAATGGCCTGGTGTATTTTTCTGTCAAAGATGGAGAGCTGATCAAATTTGAACCACTGGAAAATATTAAAAGCTTTGTGTTTCGCGATAAAGACCTTAGCCATGTACAGTTTGCCGAATTGAAAGACAGCCTTATTATCAAAGACAGTGAAATGCGCATCCAGCGTATGGAAATACAATCTACCGTTATGACCCTCTATGTAGAAGGTTTGTACAGTCTGCGGGGAAATACAGATATCAGTATCCAGATTCCGCTGCATAGTTTTTTGTCTACCCCACAGGAAAAACCTAAAAACAAGGGTGCCCATGCTAAAATGGGAGCCAGTATCCACCTCCGCGCCCGGCCCGATTTAAAGGGAAACATCAAAATCGGGCTGGATTTATTCAAAAAATACCGGAAAGAACATAAAAATGATCCTCTGTAA
- a CDS encoding TAT-variant-translocated molybdopterin oxidoreductase, with translation MEQKKYWQSFGELNESEAFQQSGKDEFQEQLPFESDSKGFLETATPRRDFLKYLGFSTAAAAVAASCEIPVKKAIPFANKPEDIVPGVANYYATTYVQDGDVLSVLARVRDGRPIKIEGNDLSPLYKGCTTARAEASVLDLYDTARLRFPTINGKEVTFDAADKAVASGLSNLGGAPVVILTTSIVSPTTKEVIAQFLAKYPGSRQVTYDAVSYSGILLANEATYGKKAIPSYRFDNAKVIASIGADFLATWLSPAEFAKQYAPNRRIDEKNPSMSKHFQFESVLSSTGAAADERILCRPSEWGAIAVALLNAINGQAVSGFDAKLNEGITKTAKELAANKGQALVVCASNDVNVQIVVNAINEALQAGGKTIDWSATLNNRQGIDSEFAALVEDMNAGKVGALLIHGANPAYSWFAADKFKSGLQKVTTTISFNAKEDETTTLCKIVVPDHHYLESWGDAEPKTGYFSLIQPTIFPLFKTRQWQDSLLKWSGATTDYLGLVKQYWIAKLGNETAWDKALQDGVINPTEAAATAATFNAGAATAAISAVSAPKKGVELVLYQKVGIGEGQGASNPFLQELPDPITRAVWDNYVIVSPAMARTLLDIDLNNNGQADAYETRPAKKVVKVTVNGKTIQLPALIIPGTQADTIGIAVGYGRSEKVGKAAKGVGQNAFILAALKGATVDYTAADVKIEVVKGETYDVALTQTHNRYDTSQGVRTEVVKELPLSAFLADPGQIREEREEELKPWGGLEHYEEKGTIYPTYDRPGIKWGMSIDLNACTGCGACVVACNIENNIPVVGKSEAMRYHDMHWLRIDRYYSGDVDNPDVVFMPMMCQHCDNAPCENVCPVAATNHSSEGLNQMTYNRCIGTRYCANNCPFKVRRFNWADYTGSDSFPDNQTGELDEVVLNMNDDLTRMVLNPDVTVRSRGVIEKCSFCVQRLQDGKLKAKKEGRPLKDSDLDVACKSACPSDCFVFGNVNDKESDIYKARTENPNRLYYALEQIHVLPNVNYLAKVRNSDERAGEHKAHKAEKAEKAEAPAHHG, from the coding sequence ATGGAGCAGAAAAAGTACTGGCAAAGTTTTGGTGAGCTGAATGAATCAGAAGCATTTCAGCAATCTGGTAAAGATGAGTTCCAGGAACAACTTCCTTTCGAATCCGATAGCAAAGGCTTCCTTGAGACAGCTACTCCCAGAAGAGATTTTCTGAAATATTTGGGCTTTAGCACTGCCGCTGCTGCGGTAGCTGCGAGCTGTGAGATACCTGTTAAAAAAGCAATCCCCTTTGCCAATAAACCAGAAGATATTGTACCTGGTGTAGCTAATTATTATGCTACTACCTATGTGCAGGATGGTGATGTGTTGAGTGTTCTGGCAAGAGTAAGAGACGGCCGTCCCATCAAAATAGAAGGTAACGATCTTAGTCCTTTATATAAAGGTTGTACAACTGCCAGAGCGGAAGCTTCTGTGTTAGACCTGTATGATACAGCACGTTTACGTTTCCCAACTATCAACGGCAAAGAAGTAACCTTCGATGCAGCAGATAAAGCAGTTGCCAGCGGTTTAAGCAACCTGGGTGGCGCTCCTGTTGTTATCTTAACTACTTCAATTGTATCTCCTACTACTAAAGAAGTAATTGCCCAGTTCTTAGCTAAATATCCAGGTAGCCGTCAAGTTACTTACGATGCGGTTTCTTACAGCGGTATCTTACTTGCTAACGAAGCTACTTATGGTAAAAAGGCAATTCCTTCTTACCGTTTCGATAATGCTAAAGTAATCGCTTCTATCGGAGCTGATTTCTTAGCAACCTGGTTATCTCCTGCTGAGTTTGCAAAACAATATGCACCCAACAGAAGAATAGACGAGAAAAACCCAAGCATGAGCAAGCACTTCCAGTTTGAAAGTGTGTTAAGCTCTACTGGTGCAGCTGCTGACGAAAGAATCCTTTGTCGTCCTTCAGAATGGGGTGCTATTGCAGTAGCCTTACTGAATGCGATCAATGGTCAGGCTGTAAGCGGTTTTGACGCAAAATTAAACGAAGGCATTACTAAAACTGCCAAAGAACTGGCTGCCAACAAAGGCCAGGCTTTAGTAGTATGTGCCAGCAACGATGTAAATGTTCAGATTGTAGTAAACGCTATCAACGAAGCGTTACAGGCTGGTGGTAAAACCATCGACTGGTCTGCTACTTTAAATAACCGTCAGGGTATCGATTCTGAATTTGCAGCATTAGTAGAAGATATGAATGCCGGCAAAGTTGGAGCGTTATTGATTCACGGTGCAAACCCTGCTTACAGCTGGTTTGCTGCTGACAAATTCAAAAGCGGTTTACAAAAAGTAACCACTACCATCTCTTTCAACGCGAAAGAAGATGAAACAACAACTTTATGTAAGATTGTTGTTCCTGATCATCACTACCTGGAAAGCTGGGGTGATGCAGAACCAAAAACTGGTTACTTCTCTCTGATACAGCCTACTATTTTCCCATTATTCAAAACACGCCAGTGGCAGGACAGCCTGTTAAAATGGAGTGGTGCTACTACTGATTACCTGGGTCTGGTAAAACAATACTGGATTGCTAAACTGGGTAACGAAACAGCATGGGACAAGGCTTTACAAGATGGTGTTATCAACCCAACTGAAGCTGCTGCTACAGCTGCTACGTTTAACGCTGGTGCTGCCACTGCTGCTATCTCTGCAGTAAGCGCTCCTAAGAAAGGTGTTGAACTGGTATTATATCAAAAAGTAGGTATCGGTGAAGGCCAGGGTGCCAGTAACCCATTCCTGCAGGAATTACCAGATCCAATCACCCGTGCAGTGTGGGATAACTATGTTATCGTTTCTCCTGCTATGGCAAGAACGCTGTTAGACATCGATCTGAACAACAATGGTCAGGCGGATGCTTACGAAACACGTCCTGCTAAAAAAGTAGTAAAAGTTACCGTTAACGGTAAAACTATACAATTACCTGCCTTGATCATTCCTGGTACCCAGGCTGATACCATCGGTATCGCTGTAGGTTACGGACGTTCTGAAAAAGTAGGTAAGGCTGCCAAAGGTGTTGGTCAAAACGCTTTCATCCTGGCTGCTTTAAAAGGCGCTACTGTAGATTACACTGCAGCTGACGTAAAAATTGAAGTGGTAAAAGGTGAAACATACGATGTAGCCTTAACACAAACACACAACCGTTACGATACATCACAAGGTGTACGTACCGAAGTTGTAAAAGAATTACCACTGTCTGCTTTCCTGGCCGATCCCGGACAAATCCGTGAAGAAAGGGAAGAAGAACTGAAACCATGGGGTGGTTTAGAACATTACGAAGAAAAAGGAACCATCTATCCAACTTACGACCGTCCAGGTATTAAGTGGGGTATGAGCATAGACCTGAACGCTTGTACCGGTTGCGGTGCGTGCGTAGTGGCTTGTAACATCGAAAACAACATTCCTGTTGTAGGTAAATCAGAAGCAATGCGTTATCACGATATGCATTGGTTACGTATTGACCGTTACTACAGTGGTGATGTTGATAATCCGGATGTAGTGTTTATGCCAATGATGTGTCAGCATTGCGACAACGCTCCTTGTGAAAACGTTTGTCCGGTAGCTGCTACCAACCACAGCTCTGAAGGTTTAAACCAAATGACCTACAACCGTTGTATTGGTACCCGTTATTGCGCTAACAACTGTCCTTTCAAGGTTCGTCGCTTCAACTGGGCTGATTACACAGGTTCTGACAGCTTCCCGGACAACCAGACTGGTGAACTGGATGAAGTGGTTCTGAACATGAACGACGACTTAACCAGAATGGTACTGAACCCAGACGTTACAGTTCGTTCACGTGGTGTGATTGAAAAATGTTCATTCTGCGTACAACGTTTACAGGATGGCAAACTGAAAGCTAAGAAAGAAGGCAGACCGCTGAAAGATTCTGATCTGGATGTGGCTTGTAAATCAGCTTGTCCTAGCGATTGCTTTGTTTTCGGTAACGTAAACGATAAAGAAAGCGATATTTACAAGGCTCGTACTGAAAACCCTAACCGCTTATACTATGCGTTAGAGCAAATTCATGTACTGCCTAACGTAAATTACCTGGCTAAAGTGCGTAATTCTGATGAACGTGCCGGCGAGCATAAAGCTCATAAAGCAGAGAAAGCTGAAAAAGCAGAAGCTCCCGCTCATCACGGTTAA
- a CDS encoding heavy-metal-associated domain-containing protein: MKSIKMLLVAVCAILTVSLFAQEIKTVVIKVNGECGMCKKKIETAAKQPGVTKADWNKDTKQLTLSYNPAKVNTDSVQKKIAAVGYDTEKYKADDKAYGELDECCQYERKKQ, encoded by the coding sequence ATGAAATCAATTAAAATGTTACTGGTAGCCGTTTGTGCTATCCTGACTGTATCTCTGTTTGCCCAGGAAATCAAAACCGTGGTTATTAAAGTAAACGGTGAATGTGGCATGTGCAAAAAGAAAATTGAAACCGCTGCCAAACAACCAGGCGTAACCAAGGCCGACTGGAATAAAGACACAAAGCAACTCACCCTGTCTTACAATCCTGCTAAAGTGAATACCGACTCTGTACAAAAGAAAATTGCAGCAGTAGGTTACGACACTGAAAAATACAAAGCAGACGACAAGGCTTATGGCGAGTTAGATGAGTGTTGCCAGTACGAAAGGAAAAAACAATAA
- a CDS encoding DsbA family oxidoreductase, whose amino-acid sequence MKVEIWSDVACPFCYIGKRRFEEALEQFPHKDQLQVEWRSFQLNPDLKDGVYKNLEEYLSKTKGWPVEQVRQIQERVTSMAADAGLHFNMENTVLANTYRAHCLIQMAKAAGKGDEMEEILFRAYFIDGKNVSEKATLTELGVEAGLDRAAVSEMLEKYTYASQVQLDVMEAKALGVNGVPFFVMNRRYAVSGAQESEAFLQILEKSFAEWQQQPTTLEVNEGETCTTDGNCG is encoded by the coding sequence ATGAAAGTAGAGATATGGAGTGACGTAGCCTGTCCTTTTTGCTATATAGGCAAACGCAGGTTTGAAGAAGCTCTGGAGCAATTTCCACATAAAGATCAATTACAGGTAGAATGGCGCAGTTTTCAACTCAACCCTGATTTGAAAGATGGTGTGTATAAAAACCTTGAAGAATATTTAAGCAAAACCAAGGGCTGGCCGGTAGAGCAGGTGCGCCAGATACAGGAGCGTGTTACCTCCATGGCTGCAGACGCGGGTTTGCATTTCAACATGGAAAACACGGTTTTAGCTAACACCTACCGGGCACATTGCCTCATCCAGATGGCTAAGGCAGCTGGTAAAGGAGATGAAATGGAAGAAATTCTGTTTCGTGCTTACTTTATCGATGGCAAAAACGTGTCGGAAAAAGCCACTTTAACAGAACTGGGAGTAGAAGCGGGGCTGGATAGGGCGGCGGTGAGTGAGATGTTGGAAAAATACACGTATGCCAGCCAGGTGCAGCTGGATGTAATGGAAGCCAAAGCGTTAGGTGTAAACGGGGTACCGTTTTTTGTAATGAACAGGCGTTATGCTGTTTCCGGTGCGCAGGAAAGTGAAGCCTTTTTGCAAATCCTGGAAAAATCATTTGCTGAGTGGCAGCAGCAACCAACCACTCTGGAAGTAAATGAGGGCGAAACCTGCACTACCGACGGCAATTGCGGATAA
- a CDS encoding HYC_CC_PP family protein, which yields MKKLVVAILAVLYLGVSSGATLHLHFCMGKLLGVSLVDNDSHKCGKCGMKKSAAPGKSCCKDEHKLVKLEKDHTASAFIELMQAPVVYQPVHQYHAGITAIAEQPVLFPSPHSPPLASEVPLFVRNCVFRI from the coding sequence ATGAAAAAGCTCGTAGTAGCCATATTAGCTGTTCTGTACCTGGGAGTTTCTTCCGGCGCTACTTTGCACCTGCATTTTTGCATGGGCAAGTTGCTGGGGGTAAGCCTGGTAGACAACGACAGCCATAAATGCGGTAAATGTGGAATGAAAAAATCCGCTGCGCCTGGCAAAAGCTGCTGCAAAGACGAGCATAAACTGGTAAAACTGGAGAAAGACCACACGGCATCTGCTTTTATAGAATTGATGCAGGCTCCTGTGGTATATCAACCAGTTCACCAATACCACGCAGGTATTACAGCTATTGCTGAACAGCCCGTTTTATTCCCTTCCCCGCATTCTCCTCCGCTTGCCAGCGAGGTTCCTTTGTTTGTACGTAACTGCGTATTTCGTATCTGA
- a CDS encoding heavy-metal-associated domain-containing protein, which produces MKKLVFAFALVVLAVVAGSAQEITSVYVKASGLTCSMCSKAIFKALQKQPAVNTVEADIENSGYLITFKPDAVISLDALKDAVLDAGFSVAAMEVKANFANTAIENDSHVKVNNSTFHFMKVQNTTLQGEQKLLVLDKDFLPEKDRKLYASATTMTCFESGKMKNASGQQQRIYHVTMQ; this is translated from the coding sequence ATGAAAAAGTTAGTATTTGCATTTGCCCTGGTAGTGCTGGCCGTTGTGGCTGGTTCTGCCCAGGAAATTACTTCGGTATATGTAAAAGCCAGTGGTCTTACCTGCAGTATGTGCAGTAAAGCCATTTTTAAAGCTTTACAAAAACAGCCTGCTGTGAACACGGTAGAAGCTGATATTGAAAACTCCGGCTACCTGATCACTTTTAAACCCGACGCGGTTATCAGTCTCGATGCTTTAAAAGATGCCGTATTAGACGCCGGTTTTTCTGTGGCTGCCATGGAGGTGAAAGCCAATTTTGCCAACACAGCTATTGAAAACGATTCACATGTAAAAGTGAACAACAGTACGTTCCATTTTATGAAGGTGCAAAACACCACGTTGCAGGGCGAGCAAAAGCTGCTGGTGCTGGACAAAGATTTTTTGCCTGAAAAAGACAGGAAATTGTATGCTTCTGCTACTACAATGACCTGCTTTGAAAGCGGAAAAATGAAAAACGCTTCAGGCCAGCAACAACGCATTTATCATGTAACCATGCAATAA
- a CDS encoding c-type cytochrome, giving the protein MIHLSRFAGKLIFGFTLAFILQLGNGAFAQDGKALFSANCASCHAVSKKLTGPALAGVEDRWPDKKMLHAWIKNNQAVIKSGYPYAVNLYNEYNKTPMNTFPNLTDAEIDAILGYINKTATATPATGTPGGEVSAAAAEGDNTLLFGILTLVLAVVAFILLQVNANLRKLADDKDGIPAHEPVPFWRNKTYIAFVAVILFLVGGFFTVKGAIGLGRTQSYEPKQPIFYSHKVHAGINQINCLYCHGNAQESKQATIPSVNVCMNCHLAINEYSGKEKLYNAEGEEVNGTAEIQKLYKYAGYTPGKPWDASKATPIEWTRIHNLPDHVYFNHSQHVMAGKVQCQTCHGEINKMDEVKQFADLSMGWCINCHRTTQVQFKDNGYYSIFEKYHEQLKNGKLDSTKGVTVEMIGGTECQKCHY; this is encoded by the coding sequence ATGATCCACCTAAGTCGTTTTGCCGGGAAGTTGATATTTGGATTCACACTGGCTTTTATATTGCAGTTGGGAAATGGTGCTTTCGCTCAGGATGGTAAAGCGTTGTTTTCGGCAAACTGTGCATCTTGTCACGCTGTAAGTAAGAAATTAACCGGTCCCGCCCTTGCAGGTGTGGAAGACCGCTGGCCTGACAAAAAAATGTTACACGCGTGGATTAAGAATAACCAGGCTGTAATTAAAAGTGGTTACCCTTATGCGGTAAACCTGTACAATGAGTACAACAAAACTCCGATGAACACATTTCCGAACTTAACTGATGCGGAAATTGATGCAATTCTGGGTTACATTAACAAAACTGCTACAGCAACTCCAGCAACTGGTACTCCTGGTGGTGAAGTAAGTGCAGCAGCAGCTGAAGGTGACAACACCTTACTGTTTGGTATCCTTACTTTAGTTTTAGCCGTAGTTGCTTTCATCTTGTTACAGGTTAACGCAAACCTGCGTAAACTGGCTGATGACAAAGACGGAATTCCTGCACACGAACCAGTTCCTTTCTGGAGAAACAAAACCTACATCGCTTTCGTTGCGGTAATCTTATTCTTAGTAGGTGGCTTCTTCACTGTTAAAGGTGCTATCGGTTTAGGCCGCACACAAAGCTACGAGCCTAAACAACCAATCTTCTACTCTCACAAAGTGCACGCCGGCATCAACCAGATCAACTGTTTGTACTGTCATGGTAATGCACAGGAAAGCAAGCAGGCTACTATTCCTTCAGTGAACGTTTGTATGAACTGTCACCTGGCTATCAATGAATATTCAGGTAAAGAGAAACTGTATAACGCAGAAGGTGAAGAAGTAAATGGTACTGCTGAAATCCAGAAGTTATATAAATATGCTGGTTATACTCCGGGTAAACCATGGGATGCTTCTAAAGCAACTCCTATTGAATGGACACGCATTCACAATCTTCCTGATCACGTTTATTTCAACCACTCACAACACGTGATGGCTGGTAAAGTACAGTGTCAAACCTGTCACGGCGAGATCAACAAAATGGACGAAGTGAAGCAATTTGCTGACTTAAGCATGGGCTGGTGTATTAACTGTCACCGCACTACTCAGGTTCAGTTCAAAGACAATGGCTACTACAGCATTTTCGAGAAGTACCACGAGCAGCTGAAAAACGGTAAGTTAGACAGCACTAAAGGTGTTACTGTAGAAATGATCGGTGGTACTGAGTGTCAAAAATGTCACTATTAA
- the purN gene encoding phosphoribosylglycinamide formyltransferase, with translation MTTDKNNATIKIAVFASGAGSNARKLIEHFNSTISSPLSKGIEVALVVSNKIDAGVLQIAAEFQIPTLIIEKEKFFRGNGYVDELKQSGIDFVVLAGFLWKIPSTLVQAYAGAMVNIHPALLPKYGGKGMYGNFVHEAVIANKEPESGITIHMVDEVFDNGAHLFQATCPVLADDTPATLAQRIHQLEHAHYPRVVEETIRKTGKA, from the coding sequence ATGACGACAGATAAAAACAACGCTACCATAAAGATTGCAGTTTTTGCTTCCGGCGCCGGATCGAATGCACGTAAGCTGATTGAGCATTTTAATAGCACTATCTCCTCCCCACTATCGAAGGGTATAGAAGTGGCCCTGGTGGTGAGTAATAAAATAGATGCCGGCGTTTTACAAATTGCCGCTGAGTTCCAGATTCCAACCCTGATTATTGAGAAGGAGAAATTTTTCAGGGGTAACGGTTACGTAGATGAATTAAAGCAATCGGGGATTGATTTTGTGGTACTCGCCGGATTTTTATGGAAGATACCTTCTACCCTGGTACAGGCGTATGCTGGTGCCATGGTGAACATTCACCCGGCCTTGTTACCCAAATATGGGGGGAAAGGCATGTACGGCAATTTTGTGCATGAAGCCGTAATTGCTAATAAAGAACCGGAAAGTGGTATTACCATACATATGGTAGACGAAGTATTTGATAACGGCGCGCATTTATTCCAGGCTACCTGCCCTGTGCTGGCAGATGACACCCCGGCTACACTGGCGCAACGCATTCATCAGCTGGAACACGCACATTATCCAAGGGTGGTGGAAGAAACCATTCGTAAAACGGGGAAAGCGTAA